A single region of the Acidobacteriota bacterium genome encodes:
- a CDS encoding cytochrome c, with translation MSRRSGLLAAALSVVAGAALAAESERTGLGHEVTAEELSAAGYTVFPDGKGLPGGRGTAGEGRAVYQQFCAACHGRNAQGEDAAALVGGRDSLTSERPRKTVESYWPYATTLWDYVRRSMPYEAPGSLTNDEIYAVVAHLLNLMGLVTEDAVLDRESLPKVEMPNRGGFVPDDRPDTR, from the coding sequence ATGTCGAGGCGTAGCGGCTTGCTGGCTGCCGCCCTCAGCGTCGTCGCGGGCGCTGCGCTCGCTGCCGAGTCGGAGCGCACCGGCCTCGGCCACGAAGTCACCGCCGAGGAACTGAGCGCCGCCGGCTACACCGTGTTCCCCGACGGCAAGGGCCTGCCCGGAGGCCGCGGAACCGCCGGGGAAGGCAGGGCCGTTTACCAGCAGTTCTGTGCCGCCTGCCACGGTCGAAACGCCCAGGGAGAGGACGCCGCGGCGCTTGTCGGTGGGCGCGACAGCCTGACTTCGGAGCGTCCGCGGAAGACGGTCGAGAGCTACTGGCCCTATGCGACCACGCTCTGGGACTATGTCCGGCGCTCCATGCCATACGAGGCGCCGGGTTCACTCACCAACGACGAGATCTACGCTGTCGTCGCCCATCTGCTGAACCTGATGGGACTCGTCACTGAGGACGCGGTGCTCGACCGGGAAAGCCTGCCCAAGGTCGAGATGCCGAACCGGGGCGGCTTCGTCCCGGACGACCGGCCGGACACGCGCTAG
- the soxC gene encoding sulfite dehydrogenase has translation MSKRRPSRRAFLGLAGAAAASSLHPAAGAQTTGPIRDLGETPSEYGRPSSFENSRRWSRAPDATASSSNTPLADLEGIVTPSGLHFERHHTGVPAIDPETHRLTIHGMVDRPLVFSMDDLVRMPSVSRFHFIECSGNSAREWSPAGAANVQLSHGLASCSEWTGVLLADLLDEVGVKLEASWVVAEGADAGLMSRSVPLERALDDVMIAYGQNGEAVRPEQGYPLRLLVPGCEGSISVKWLRRLEVAHMPSMARDETSKYTDLLPDGKARQFTLVMDAKSVITRPSGEQKLDRPGFCEIRGLAWSGRGAIRRVEVSTDAGASWANAEIEGPSYTKSFTRFRSPWRWDGGRHVLMSRATDDTGYVQPTLAALLEARGRSTIYHNNRIKAWEVHESGEVTNVEA, from the coding sequence ATGAGCAAGCGAAGACCAAGCCGCCGCGCCTTCCTCGGACTCGCCGGCGCCGCCGCCGCGAGCTCGCTCCATCCCGCAGCCGGGGCGCAAACGACCGGCCCTATCCGGGATCTCGGCGAGACCCCGAGCGAGTACGGGCGGCCGTCGTCGTTCGAGAACTCCAGGCGATGGAGCCGCGCTCCCGACGCGACGGCGTCGTCCTCGAACACGCCGCTCGCGGATCTGGAGGGCATTGTCACCCCGTCCGGGCTCCACTTCGAGCGCCATCACACGGGCGTGCCGGCCATCGACCCGGAGACCCACCGGCTGACGATCCACGGGATGGTCGACAGACCGCTCGTTTTCTCGATGGACGACCTGGTCCGTATGCCGTCCGTCTCCCGATTCCACTTCATCGAGTGCTCGGGCAACAGCGCCCGGGAGTGGTCGCCAGCCGGTGCGGCGAACGTGCAGCTCAGCCACGGGCTCGCAAGCTGCAGCGAGTGGACGGGAGTGCTCCTCGCCGACCTGCTGGACGAAGTCGGCGTGAAGCTGGAGGCGAGCTGGGTCGTCGCGGAAGGCGCCGACGCCGGGCTGATGAGCCGCAGCGTGCCGCTCGAACGGGCGCTCGACGACGTGATGATCGCCTACGGCCAGAACGGCGAGGCCGTCCGGCCCGAGCAGGGCTATCCGCTGCGGCTGCTGGTACCCGGTTGCGAGGGGAGCATCAGCGTCAAGTGGTTGCGCCGGCTGGAAGTCGCGCACATGCCGTCGATGGCCCGGGACGAAACCTCGAAGTACACGGATCTGCTGCCGGACGGCAAGGCGCGCCAGTTCACGCTGGTCATGGACGCGAAGTCGGTGATCACCCGGCCCTCGGGCGAGCAGAAGCTGGATCGGCCCGGCTTCTGCGAGATCCGTGGTCTGGCCTGGTCGGGGCGGGGCGCGATTCGCCGCGTCGAGGTCTCCACGGACGCGGGTGCTTCGTGGGCCAACGCCGAGATCGAGGGACCCAGCTACACGAAGTCCTTCACGCGGTTCCGGTCTCCGTGGCGATGGGACGGCGGCCGCCACGTCCTGATGTCGCGGGCGACCGATGACACGGGATACGTTCAGCCGACCCTGGCGGCCCTTCTCGAGGCGCGGGGGCGGTCGACGATCTACCACAACAACCGGATCAAGGCGTGGGAAGTCCATGAGTCGGGGGAGGTCACGAATGTCGAGGCGTAG
- a CDS encoding PQQ-binding-like beta-propeller repeat protein — protein sequence MKQQAGIATVAVAGAVLLACAATPNGAGVGDWPMYRGDPAGTGYSPLAEITTANVGRLEPAWSYSLASLTGSVDGGAVETRPARSQATPIVVDGLMYLPTGDSVMALDSAIGNPRWSSALPGAPPSRRGVAYWAGGGTEGRSPRILFTAGARLIALDAATGALVMEFGNGGIVDIGVPYNSVPLVWEDIIVVGANTPPGAPGGIGNARAFSVVTGEKLWEFSSVPQPGHVGHDTWAGDSWRGRLGANAWPFYFTVDEERELVFLPLASPIPFAYGGDRHGSNLFANSVVAVELRTGEYRWHFQTIHHDIWDHDPPAPPVLFEVERGGETIDALAVTTKSGYLFILNRETGEPVFGVEERPMPPSEVPGEQTHATQPIPTTPALGRVGFEPSDLVTAEDTTPEHAAACAELVESVGPLDNQGPYTPWMHRGEGESGATLLFPGLAGGPNWGGVAFDPATRRLLAFSQDVGTMGWLEEDPEVEAGTYVLRVARPFSFAVRIDGQSWPCQKPPWGRLTAVDADTGEIAWQRPVGVTEGLPPGKQETGRPGRASAIVTAGGLAFIAATDDHRFRALDVATGAELWSAELPGQGNANPMTYLGADGRQYVAIVATEEVVAFGLP from the coding sequence ATGAAGCAGCAGGCAGGGATCGCGACGGTGGCGGTAGCCGGAGCGGTTCTACTTGCCTGCGCAGCGACGCCGAACGGGGCGGGAGTCGGCGACTGGCCGATGTACCGCGGTGACCCGGCCGGTACCGGCTACTCGCCGCTGGCCGAGATCACGACCGCCAACGTGGGGCGCCTCGAGCCGGCCTGGAGCTACTCGCTGGCATCGCTTACGGGATCCGTCGACGGAGGCGCTGTTGAGACTCGGCCGGCTCGTTCGCAGGCGACGCCGATCGTGGTCGACGGCTTGATGTACCTGCCCACGGGCGACTCGGTGATGGCGCTCGATTCCGCCATCGGAAACCCGCGCTGGAGTTCTGCTCTCCCGGGGGCTCCGCCCTCGCGCCGCGGCGTCGCCTACTGGGCGGGGGGCGGCACGGAGGGTCGGAGTCCGCGCATCCTGTTCACCGCTGGCGCTCGACTGATCGCGCTGGACGCCGCCACCGGCGCCCTGGTCATGGAGTTCGGCAACGGCGGCATCGTCGACATCGGCGTTCCCTACAACTCCGTGCCTCTGGTCTGGGAGGACATCATCGTCGTCGGCGCGAACACGCCGCCCGGCGCGCCGGGCGGCATCGGCAACGCTCGGGCCTTCAGCGTGGTCACGGGCGAGAAGCTGTGGGAGTTCAGCTCGGTGCCGCAGCCGGGCCACGTCGGCCACGACACCTGGGCGGGCGACAGTTGGCGCGGCCGCCTGGGAGCGAACGCCTGGCCGTTCTACTTCACGGTCGACGAGGAACGGGAACTCGTCTTCCTGCCGCTCGCGTCGCCGATCCCCTTCGCCTACGGCGGTGACCGGCACGGCTCGAACCTCTTCGCCAACTCCGTCGTCGCCGTCGAACTCCGGACGGGCGAGTACCGGTGGCACTTCCAGACGATCCACCACGACATCTGGGACCACGATCCGCCGGCGCCGCCGGTTCTGTTCGAGGTCGAACGCGGCGGCGAGACGATCGACGCGCTCGCCGTGACGACGAAGTCGGGCTATCTCTTCATCCTGAACCGGGAGACCGGCGAACCCGTCTTCGGCGTCGAGGAGCGGCCGATGCCGCCGAGTGAAGTGCCCGGTGAGCAGACCCATGCGACCCAGCCGATTCCGACGACGCCGGCGCTGGGGCGGGTCGGCTTCGAGCCAAGCGACCTGGTGACCGCCGAGGACACGACCCCGGAGCATGCGGCGGCGTGCGCGGAGCTGGTCGAGAGCGTGGGACCGCTTGACAACCAGGGTCCGTACACGCCCTGGATGCACAGGGGCGAGGGCGAGAGTGGAGCGACCCTTCTGTTTCCGGGCCTGGCCGGCGGCCCGAACTGGGGCGGTGTGGCGTTCGATCCGGCGACCCGGCGACTGCTCGCCTTCAGCCAGGATGTCGGCACGATGGGCTGGCTGGAGGAGGATCCGGAGGTGGAAGCCGGTACCTACGTTCTGCGGGTGGCCCGGCCGTTCTCCTTCGCGGTCCGCATCGACGGGCAGTCCTGGCCGTGCCAGAAGCCGCCCTGGGGTCGCCTGACCGCGGTGGATGCGGACACCGGCGAGATCGCGTGGCAGCGGCCGGTCGGCGTCACCGAGGGACTGCCGCCCGGGAAGCAGGAGACCGGCCGCCCGGGCCGCGCTTCGGCGATCGTCACCGCCGGCGGCCTCGCCTTCATCGCCGCCACCGACGACCACCGCTTCCGGGCGCTCGATGTGGCGACCGGCGCAGAACTGTGGTCCGCCGAGTTGCCGGGCCAGGGCAACGCGAATCCGATGACCTACCTGGGTGCTGACGGCCGCCAGTACGTGGCGATCGTGGCGACGGAGGAGGTCGTCGCCTTCGGCCTGCCGTAG
- a CDS encoding VCBS repeat-containing protein codes for MRAAFLAAVAVALPACQTTETPASNLVADMPTRAQSQDGQWISWREHIIDDVATSGVAIRGGDGLEMADLDGDGYLDVVSVHESDTEYGNVGQGHVRLAFGGPDPTVWHLATLAEGNEAAAAEDVAISDFDGDGDLDVVAACELAHLIYFENPGTGTEEAAAALRSGAWPRVIPSVTKDRGSYIRVFAGDLDGDGRPEVVAPNKGAQNPDRQTTEKHAISWFDTTADPLSGDWAEHEIVRVIWPINSQTVDLDGDGDTDVVGGSTGEGRIFWFENRSADDGDVALVEHLISIEGTTTTADTVRPPNAPPTGALLNGFNMAFVDLSGDGRLDLATVEFGGVLVWLEQPADPAGTWQLRPIGRLTPDNLVGFAFADIDGDGDLDAMSGAYSRSGRAADQEVQPHTPLGRLAWFENPGDIDGEWTRHDISRRKRGMFDSFVARDMDGDGNVDFVGTRGNSAEFDGVFWLEQVRTDEPVTAFDQAREVESEQMPLP; via the coding sequence GTGAGAGCGGCCTTTCTCGCCGCCGTTGCCGTGGCACTCCCGGCCTGCCAGACCACCGAGACTCCCGCCTCGAACCTCGTCGCCGACATGCCCACCCGCGCCCAGTCCCAGGACGGCCAGTGGATCTCCTGGCGCGAGCACATCATCGATGACGTCGCCACCTCTGGGGTGGCGATCCGCGGCGGCGACGGACTCGAAATGGCCGACCTCGACGGCGATGGCTACCTCGATGTCGTCTCGGTCCACGAATCGGACACCGAGTACGGCAACGTCGGCCAGGGCCACGTCCGGCTCGCCTTCGGCGGCCCCGATCCCACGGTGTGGCACCTGGCCACTCTCGCCGAAGGGAACGAGGCCGCTGCCGCCGAGGACGTCGCCATCTCCGACTTCGACGGCGACGGCGATCTCGACGTCGTGGCCGCCTGCGAACTGGCCCATCTCATCTACTTCGAGAACCCCGGCACCGGCACCGAAGAGGCGGCCGCCGCGTTGCGCAGCGGCGCGTGGCCGCGCGTGATTCCGTCCGTCACGAAGGACCGCGGCTCCTACATCCGGGTGTTCGCCGGCGACCTCGACGGCGACGGCCGGCCCGAGGTCGTCGCCCCGAACAAGGGCGCGCAGAACCCGGATCGCCAGACCACCGAGAAGCACGCGATCTCCTGGTTCGACACGACGGCCGATCCGCTCTCCGGCGACTGGGCCGAACACGAGATCGTCCGTGTGATCTGGCCGATCAACTCCCAGACCGTCGACCTCGACGGCGACGGCGACACCGACGTCGTCGGCGGCTCAACAGGCGAGGGACGCATCTTCTGGTTCGAGAACCGGAGCGCGGACGACGGAGACGTGGCGCTCGTGGAGCACCTGATCAGCATCGAAGGCACGACGACCACCGCCGACACCGTCCGGCCGCCGAACGCCCCGCCGACCGGCGCGCTGCTCAACGGCTTCAACATGGCTTTCGTCGACCTCTCGGGCGACGGCCGGCTGGACCTCGCAACGGTCGAGTTCGGCGGCGTCCTGGTGTGGCTGGAACAGCCGGCCGATCCGGCGGGCACGTGGCAGTTGCGGCCGATCGGCCGCCTGACCCCGGACAACCTGGTCGGCTTCGCCTTCGCCGACATCGACGGCGACGGGGATCTCGACGCCATGTCGGGCGCCTACAGCCGCAGCGGACGGGCCGCCGACCAGGAAGTCCAGCCCCATACGCCGCTCGGCCGCCTCGCCTGGTTCGAGAACCCCGGGGACATCGACGGCGAGTGGACCCGGCACGACATCTCGCGCCGCAAGCGCGGCATGTTCGACAGCTTCGTCGCCCGCGACATGGACGGCGACGGCAACGTCGACTTCGTCGGCACCCGCGGCAACAGCGCCGAGTTCGACGGCGTCTTCTGGCTCGAACAGGTACGCACCGACGAACCGGTCACCGCCTTCGACCAGGCCCGCGAGGTCGAAAGCGAGCAGATGCCGCTGCCGTGA
- a CDS encoding phosphotransferase family protein, translated as MSTHDESKGPEGYDQPAVEAWIAEHVDCLTPPLTWTRLEGGHSNLTYRLDDREGRTAVIRRPPQGKLLPKAHDMSREWALISALGPTAVPVPQAIAFCESPDITGAWFYVMGLVDGRPLYSSAHTEEWVPEGRRVKLAHSFIDVLANLHAVDPDEVGLGTLGKRDSYVGRQLRTWYRSWTASVEPAQLDDPRAHELQRYFLDHLPDQGPARVVHGDYGLHNCLVGRDSTIAAVVDWEISTLGDPLADLAYAMNQWRPAADTMPTGSGGATSAPGFPAREELLERYAERTGRDLSHLDYYVGFNRWKSAAIVHGVYARYMEGKKSTKGVDMDEMRERIVRTLDLAEEAVSRL; from the coding sequence ATGTCGACGCACGACGAGAGCAAGGGCCCCGAGGGCTACGATCAGCCCGCCGTAGAAGCCTGGATCGCTGAGCACGTCGATTGCCTGACGCCACCGCTCACGTGGACGCGGCTCGAGGGCGGCCACTCGAACCTGACCTACCGGCTCGACGACAGGGAAGGCCGCACGGCGGTCATCCGGCGTCCGCCCCAGGGCAAGCTGCTGCCGAAGGCCCACGACATGAGTCGGGAGTGGGCGCTGATCTCGGCGCTTGGGCCGACGGCGGTGCCGGTTCCTCAGGCGATCGCTTTCTGCGAGAGCCCGGACATCACCGGCGCATGGTTCTATGTCATGGGTCTGGTCGACGGTCGCCCGCTCTACAGCTCCGCCCATACGGAGGAGTGGGTCCCCGAAGGCCGGCGTGTGAAGCTGGCTCACTCGTTCATCGACGTGCTTGCCAACCTCCACGCCGTCGACCCGGACGAGGTGGGGCTGGGCACGCTCGGCAAACGGGACAGCTACGTCGGACGGCAGCTCCGGACCTGGTACCGGTCCTGGACCGCGTCCGTCGAACCGGCGCAGCTCGACGACCCGCGGGCGCACGAACTGCAGCGCTACTTCCTGGATCACCTGCCGGACCAGGGTCCGGCGCGCGTCGTCCACGGCGACTACGGACTGCACAACTGCCTCGTGGGGCGGGACTCGACCATCGCCGCGGTGGTCGACTGGGAGATCTCGACCCTCGGCGATCCCCTGGCCGATCTGGCCTATGCGATGAACCAGTGGCGACCGGCGGCGGACACGATGCCGACCGGCTCCGGGGGTGCCACCTCGGCGCCGGGCTTCCCGGCCCGCGAGGAGTTGCTCGAACGCTATGCGGAGCGCACCGGCCGTGACCTGTCCCATCTCGACTACTACGTCGGTTTCAACCGCTGGAAGTCGGCGGCGATCGTGCACGGCGTGTACGCCCGCTACATGGAAGGCAAGAAGAGCACGAAGGGCGTCGACATGGACGAGATGCGGGAGCGCATCGTGCGGACCCTTGATCTGGCCGAGGAGGCGGTGAGCCGCCTCTGA